The Cotesia glomerata isolate CgM1 linkage group LG7, MPM_Cglom_v2.3, whole genome shotgun sequence genome segment tgaccATCGGAAGGAGGAGCAGAAAAATTCCCAGTATCCTAATCCGCCAAAGTATCCCGAGCATATTCGCTCAAATGACCGGCTTAGTAGGAAGCTGCCCGAATTAGAGCAGCGCAGCGAGGAGGTCAGGAAGCTCATTGAGAAGCCGCTGCCCATTCCTAAACCTCGGGCGGAGATTCAGAAGGAAGAGTACATTGCTAACATGCTTAAGCAGTCGCATAATcctaataaatataatcaaGATAAATTAGTTCATAATTCTAGAATTTTTCCACATGATTTATCCAAGAGTCAGAATATTGTTAAGTCTCATCATCAGGGGCAGCATCAGCAGCAGCTGATGCAGCAGCATCAGCAGCATCAGATGTCtcagatttttaaagataaaaatggaATTCAGAATCCTAATTTAGGAGTTATTGATGAGAAAATTGATAAGCGAAAGCATGATGAACTCACTCAAGTACctttaattaaacataaatcattatttagtCCAGATAAAATTACACCTGATACTTTACAGCGTAAAAGTAGACAAAAAACACCGCCTGTGTCGATTAAATCGATTAAACAGGAGGAAGATTTAAATACTCAATTGTTTTCAATGTCTCCGGAATTATccttgaatattaaaaaagaaaatcaagaACAGAAGATTAAGTCTGAagataatttagataaaaaacgACTGCCCATTTTGGGCAGCAATGATTTAAAAGAGGGTCTTAAACTCCCGACATTTGAAGCAGAGCTTATGTTTAACGGATTGGacataaagccgtttaaaacaGAAAGCGACTTGAGCCCTATGAAGTCTGCCCAAGGGATCAGCGCGCTGCTCCAAGAACCTTTAGCTCCTATGCCTTCGTTATTGCAAACTCTGTCTTCAGACGAGGGGATTTTCTCCCAGAGCGGGCCCGTAGAGTCCAGCCAGAATTTTCAGGAATTACCTGCAGTTACTGCAAGTGTTCCTACTGGGCAGAAATCTCTGGGCAGCACTCAGCCAAATATTAGTCAAGTTTCTGAGGAACCTTTTGTGTCGACTGTTGACATCAGCGCGTTCGCTTCAGCCCCGGTTATTTCTTCAGTGCCAATAGTTACGCAGCCTGCTACCCAGGAAGCTGCAGGGGCAGCTAAAAAGCAGGAGAGCCATCATAAGAgcgagaagaagaagaagaaggagaaGCACAAGCATAAGGATAAAGATAAGGATAAAAGTAAAGATAAACACAAGCATAAACATAAAGATAAAGACAAGCATCGGGATAAGGATAAAGATAAGGATGGGAAGGATAAAAAGGATGGGGCAGAGAAGAGGGACAAGCATGAGGACGCTGTCACTGCTGCCCCTATTAAAATTACTATTCCTAAGGACAAGCTTAACCTTGTGGACACGCCAGATAGTAAAAAGAAGAGCCCAAGTGCTGGGATTAAGATTAAGATTCCCAAGGAGAGGCTCAAGAATAAAGAGCTGCCCGCTGCTGGCCATCAAGGACCGCTCAAGATCAAGATTAGGACTAATGCGGCTTCTGGGCAGCCCGAGGGGTACAATATTGATAATCGCAAGCGCGAAAGAGAAGAGAGTGGCGGCCAGCCTCCGGCTAAAAAGTTACAGTATGGCCAGGGCGGGCAGACCGGACAGGGTGGGCAGACAAATACTGGGCAGACTGGGCAGCCAAATCAGGGGCAGCGAGGCTCTGATCGCCAGAACGGACGCCATTATACGAGCAATAATAAGGTACGTGGAGACGGCAATTGCATTGGTCAACAACTGGGTCGTTATCCACACTCGCGTATTACTGAGCATGGTTTTAGTAAATTTGTTGAGCAGCCTATCTATCAAAatccatatttttttactaattttccCCCACCGATTTTCAACGGACAATACTTCGatcctaatttttattttcagtattCCCAGTTTAATCTCTATTCTCAGGGTAATTTTTCTGATAACTTTGAACCTCTGGGGATTGACACCTCCGTGCCACCGCCGAATTTTGGGGATAAGGGACTTTTACCACCGCTGCCTGACCATCCTCCGGAACCGTTGCCTCCTCCGCCCCCTCCAGAGAAcccggaataattttttttgtatataattctttagtggttgattttttaatgatttattagatGTTTTTTGGGGGATTTATCAGAGtattatattaaatcaaattttttaaaatatgacactgaagttaaaAGATGTTCTTTGAATTTTAGGGCAGttgaattgttaaataaaatctacATGTTAAAATTGCAGggaatttttagaagcattttattgttattgatttaattttaaaattgacggataacttcagtattataaaatattagtgTTAAATTGATATTGAAATCTGAGAGTTTAAaagttgtttttaaaataattgtaattttttcaaatgatttcaatgtcaaaaaatttattattataatgttatttttgatctTGCCAATTTTGTGCATGGTTTTTAACTTCTTGCATAATTtgtatttgttaaaatttttttttcattttatttatttagttttaaaatggCTGTTAGTATTTTAAAgcacagtaatttttttttctattttttaaagtaaaaaatttgactttttttatcaaaaaattttactttttttatcaaaaacaaaaattttacttttttattagttgaaaaaaaaatttttttgtcaaaaaattttacttttttttattaaaaaattttacttttttttttataaaaaaaaaatttttttatcaaaaaattttattattttttaattaaaaaatttttactgtgttttaaaatgtaaaaaaaaaatcaaaaaattaaaaaaaaaatagacaaaataataactaaggtcttaaaaaattttattatttaaataataatatttgtaagataaaaaaaaaataaatagattattatgtttataaaaaatatttaaaaaatcaaag includes the following:
- the LOC123269492 gene encoding cyclin-T-like isoform X1, which gives rise to MATEEKWYFTKEQLANTPSRKCGIDADKELSYRQQAANFIQDMGQRLVVTQLCINTAIVYMHRFYVFHSLSQFHRNSIASAALFLAAKVEEQPRKLEHVIKVAHMCLHRDNSPLDVRSEAYQSEAHDLVFNENVLLQTLGFDVAIDHPHTHVVRCCHLVKASKDLAQTSYFMASNSLHLTTMCLQYKPTVVACFCIHLACKWSNWEIPQSNEGKSWFWYVDRSVTSELLAQLTAEFLHIFDKCPSRLKKKIMSISERQSPSMHHPSLPNSPFDVEPRRVAAVDDGGPSFQSARPYPAEEDKKKPPSQPSSRPPTDYREYRDKKERERLEREKMSQNSGNLPQDSKHHHSHHHKPSVPGPLLNTPSSASSTLTMSGASSGTPMSKHMVVPQKGAAVHHNNHHHHHHSRPDLKLQQKHSNSTGPRDPNRDSSRQRIPRDYQQQQQQQQQQQQQQQQQQPPNYSQHQLTTNNHVAAPKDGNSAPDIIDPAIPDISHAVDKPSNNHHSSSTRPVPFDKRSYDPRNKLIDHRKEEQKNSQYPNPPKYPEHIRSNDRLSRKLPELEQRSEEVRKLIEKPLPIPKPRAEIQKEEYIANMLKQSHNPNKYNQDKLVHNSRIFPHDLSKSQNIVKSHHQGQHQQQLMQQHQQHQMSQIFKDKNGIQNPNLGVIDEKIDKRKHDELTQVPLIKHKSLFSPDKITPDTLQRKSRQKTPPVSIKSIKQEEDLNTQLFSMSPELSLNIKKENQEQKIKSEDNLDKKRLPILGSNDLKEGLKLPTFEAELMFNGLDIKPFKTESDLSPMKSAQGISALLQEPLAPMPSLLQTLSSDEGIFSQSGPVESSQNFQELPAVTASVPTGQKSLGSTQPNISQVSEEPFVSTVDISAFASAPVISSVPIVTQPATQEAAGAAKKQESHHKSEKKKKKEKHKHKDKDKDKSKDKHKHKHKDKDKHRDKDKDKDGKDKKDGAEKRDKHEDAVTAAPIKITIPKDKLNLVDTPDSKKKSPSAGIKIKIPKERLKNKELPAAGHQGPLKIKIRTNAASGQPEGYNIDNRKREREESGGQPPAKKLQYGQGGQTGQGGQTNTGQTGQPNQGQRGSDRQNGRHYTSNNKVRGDGNCIGQQLGRYPHSRITEHGFSKFVEQPIYQNPYFFTNFPPPIFNGQYFDPNFYFQYSQFNLYSQGNFSDNFEPLGIDTSVPPPNFGDKGLLPPLPDHPPEPLPPPPPPENPE
- the LOC123269492 gene encoding cyclin-T-like isoform X2, translating into MATEEKWYFTKEQLANTPSRKCGIDADKELSYRQQAANFIQDMGQRLVVTQLCINTAIVYMHRFYVFHSLSQFHRNSIASAALFLAAKVEEQPRKLEHVIKVAHMCLHRDNSPLDVRSEAYQSEAHDLVFNENVLLQTLGFDVAIDHPHTHVVRCCHLVKASKDLAQTSYFMASNSLHLTTMCLQYKPTVVACFCIHLACKWSNWEIPQSNEGKSWFWYVDRSVTSELLAQLTAEFLHIFDKCPSRLKKKIMSISERQSPSMHHPSLPNSPFDVEPRRVAAVDDGGPSFQSARPYPAEEDKKKPPSQPSSRPPTDYREYRDKKERERLEREKMSQNSGNLPQDSKHHHSHHHKPSVPGPLLNTPSSASSTLTMSGASSGTPMSKHMVVPQKGAAVHHNNHHHHHHSRPDLKLQQKHSNSTGPRDPNRDSSRQRIPRDYQQQQQQQQQQQQQQQQQQPPNYSQHQLTTNNHVAAPKDGNSAPDIIDPAIPDISHAVDKPSNNHHSSSTRPVPFDKRSYDPRNKLIDHRKEEQKNSQYPNPPKYPEHIRSNDRLSRKLPELEQRSEEVRKLIEKPLPIPKPRAEIQKEEYIANMLKQSHNPNKYNQDKLVHNSRIFPHDLSKSQNIVKSHHQGQHQQQLMQQHQQHQMSQIFKDKNGIQNPNLGVIDEKIDKRKHDELTQVPLIKHKSLFSPDKITPDTLQRKSRQKTPPVSIKSIKQEEDLNTQLFSMSPELSLNIKKENQEQKIKSEDNLDKKRLPILGSNDLKEGLKLPTFEAELMFNGLDIKPFKTESDLSPMKSAQGISALLQEPLAPMPSLLQTLSSDEGIFSQSGPVESSQNFQELPAVTASVPTGQKSLGSTQPNISQVSEEPFVSTVDISAFASAPVISSVPIVTQPATQEAAGAAKKQESHHKSEKKKKKEKHKHKDKDKDKSKDKHKHKHKDKDKHRDKDKDKDGKDKKDGAEKRDKHEDAVTAAPIKITIPKDKLNLVDTPDSKKKSPSAGIKIKIPKERLKNKELPAAGHQGPLKIKIRTNAASGQPEGYNIDNRKREREESGGQPPAKKLQYGQGGQTGQGGQTNTGQTGQPNQGQRGSDRQNGRHYTSNNKEKHSTKDTKTSTSKLISQHQT